A genomic stretch from Helianthus annuus cultivar XRQ/B chromosome 1, HanXRQr2.0-SUNRISE, whole genome shotgun sequence includes:
- the LOC110873340 gene encoding uncharacterized protein LOC110873340, with the protein MPIFARTKRVTDPLDERVKDRIVGRDRREPAYVSSGSEHSAHDDDSELLDFFLEDDGETCNNINNNNNRNADDDDGYQTNDNETDSDSECESDRTDVLIESLISVFRSQNVDRFRNVLLSNVLKAMEVFERSRSNKQMLNRNVMLFLQKNGYNAAICKTKWQTCGGLTSGNYEFIDVVRSNSGDRYFIDVNFAGEFDIARATTNFRRILNLLPAVFVGKSEDLKQIVKLLSDATRLSLRSRGLLLPPWRKNRFMQNKWFGPYRRTVNYTPANGSTASMQTVKCSLIGFNAVSGFNGALFPAATRTR; encoded by the coding sequence ATGCCGATTTTCGCTAGAACAAAACGAGTCACCGATCCGCTAGACGAACGAGTCAAGGATCGGATCGTCGGACGTGATCGGCGTGAACCGGCGTACGTTAGCAGCGGCAGCGAACACAGCGCACACGATGACGATTCTGAACTGCTTGATTTTTTTCTCGAAGACGACGGCGAAACTTGcaacaatattaataataataataatcgtaACGCCGATGATGACGACGGTTATCAAACGAACGATAATGAAACCGATTCGGATTCAGAATGTGAGTCCGATCGTACGGACGTGTTAATCGAGAGCTTAATTTCAGTTTTTAGATCTCAAAACGTTGATAGGTTCAGAAACGTGTTGTTATCTAATGTTTTGAAAGCTATGGAGGTTTTCGAACGTTCTAGATCTAACAAACAGATGCTGAACAGAAACGTGATGTTATTTCTTCAAAAAAATGGTTACAATGCAGCGATCTGCAAAACGAAGTGGCAGACCTGCGGCGGACTGACGTCAGGAAACTACGAGTTCATCGACGTTGTTAGATCTAATTCCGGCGATCGCTACTTCATCGACGTTAACTTCGCCGGAGAGTTTGATATCGCGAGAGCAACGACGAACTTCCGCCGGATTTTGAACCTGTTACCGGCGGTTTTCGTCGGAAAAAGTGAAGACCTGAAGCAGATCGTGAAGTTGTTGAGTGACGCAACCAGACTTTCGCTGCGAAGTAGAGGATTACTCCTCCCTCCGTGGAGGAAAAACCGGTTCATGCAGAACAAGTGGTTTGGACCGTACCGGCGGACGGTTAATTACACGCCGGCGAACGGTTCAACGGCGTCAATGCAAACGGTGAAATGTAGTTTGATTGGATTTAACGCTGTTAGTGGATTTAACGGTGCGTTATTTCCTGCGGCAACACGTACAAGATAA